In a genomic window of Sporosarcina trichiuri:
- a CDS encoding CamS family sex pheromone protein, whose product MKRLFTLPAFAAVLVLGGCIPSIGPEKEEVIQENEDVEQETVLIPEVQLNEQYYRTLLPFKKSATRGLIVNQVYSKYDIEEVEEGLLRLSAKHFDPNDHFFQEGQFIDEKTAIHWLSRSSKFDDGLNPPINDKMTPQEISEKAPVYLAHIVEQNYYVKTGDKKVGLAGISIGLAMNSVYYQRDAAEAKIPDKTIEQQGMKMAETIVQRMRKLDGVGDVPITVGLFKQQSRNSIVPGTYFAQAYVDKGKDKPNGWKEVKEKFVLLPASSDVDNYRDVNERFEKVKQDINDYFPGFISVVGTAFYSDNNLESIKINVPIQFYGKNEVVALTQYMTSLIMKYYPKTEVEVSITSGNGPESLITKNAGDEEPSIHIYSY is encoded by the coding sequence ATGAAAAGGTTATTCACACTGCCGGCATTCGCTGCAGTTCTTGTGCTCGGCGGGTGTATCCCCTCGATCGGGCCTGAAAAAGAGGAAGTCATCCAGGAGAACGAAGACGTCGAGCAGGAAACCGTACTCATTCCCGAAGTACAGCTGAATGAGCAATACTACCGGACACTGCTGCCATTCAAGAAAAGTGCAACCCGCGGGCTGATCGTCAATCAGGTCTACAGCAAATATGATATCGAGGAAGTCGAAGAAGGGCTTCTCCGGCTGTCCGCGAAGCATTTTGATCCGAACGATCACTTCTTCCAGGAAGGGCAGTTCATCGATGAGAAGACAGCAATCCATTGGCTGTCCCGGAGCTCGAAATTCGACGACGGACTCAACCCGCCCATCAACGACAAGATGACGCCTCAGGAAATCAGCGAGAAAGCGCCTGTGTACCTGGCGCACATCGTCGAACAGAACTATTACGTCAAGACAGGCGATAAGAAAGTAGGTCTTGCCGGGATCTCCATCGGTCTCGCCATGAACTCGGTCTATTATCAGCGGGACGCGGCCGAGGCGAAGATTCCTGACAAGACGATCGAACAGCAGGGGATGAAGATGGCGGAGACGATCGTGCAGCGTATGCGCAAGCTGGACGGTGTCGGGGATGTCCCGATCACGGTCGGCCTGTTCAAACAGCAGTCCCGCAATTCCATCGTGCCGGGTACGTATTTCGCACAGGCGTACGTCGACAAAGGGAAAGACAAACCGAATGGCTGGAAGGAAGTGAAGGAGAAATTCGTCCTTCTGCCGGCTTCATCGGACGTTGACAATTATCGGGATGTCAACGAAAGGTTCGAGAAGGTCAAACAAGATATCAATGACTATTTCCCGGGTTTCATCAGTGTCGTCGGAACGGCATTCTACAGCGACAACAACTTGGAATCCATCAAGATCAACGTCCCGATCCAGTTCTACGGCAAGAACGAGGTCGTCGCGCTGACACAGTACATGACCTCGCTCATCATGAAATACTACCCGAAAACCGAAGTGGAAGTGAGCATCACTTCCGGCAATGGGCCGGAGTCCCTCATCACGAAGAATGCGGGGGATGAAGAGCCGTCCATCCATATTTATTCCTATTGA
- the gatC gene encoding Asp-tRNA(Asn)/Glu-tRNA(Gln) amidotransferase subunit GatC translates to MSNYTKEEVQYYANFARIDMPDAEAQKFADRLDTLLEFTDRLKEIDTSDVAKMTHPLAFTNVLREDTPADILDRDDMLKSVEEHEDGMIKVPNILD, encoded by the coding sequence ATGTCCAATTACACTAAAGAGGAAGTCCAGTACTATGCGAATTTCGCCCGGATCGACATGCCGGATGCAGAAGCACAGAAATTTGCAGACCGCCTGGACACCCTGCTCGAGTTCACGGATCGCCTGAAAGAGATCGATACGTCGGATGTGGCCAAGATGACCCATCCGCTTGCCTTTACAAATGTCCTGCGTGAAGACACGCCTGCGGACATCCTCGACCGTGATGATATGCTGAAGAGTGTCGAGGAGCACGAAGACGGTATGATCAAAGTACCGAACATCCTGGATTGA
- the gatA gene encoding Asp-tRNA(Asn)/Glu-tRNA(Gln) amidotransferase subunit GatA yields the protein MAVNKTASELQSLLHSRELSVTELTKETLQTIKETDGPIQAFLTVTETEALQAAEQLDNLPDEQRGGLFGMPIGIKDNIITKGIRTTCASKMLENFVPVYEGTATERVKDSGMVIVGKLNMDEFAMGSTTEHSAFQKTHNPWGLDRVPGGSSGGSAAAVASGQVLFSLGSDTGGSVRQPAAFCGVVGMKPTYGRVSRSGLVAFGSSLDQIGPITKTVEDNAMLLSAIAGSDYRDPSASEKAVPDYRSALTGDIKGLKIAVPARYLGEGVQPEVRDAVKTAIGVLESLGAEVDEIDLHYSRYSAPTYYVISSAEASSNLARFDGIRYGYRPEDAKDLNEIYLRSRAEGFGDEVKKRVLYGTYALSAGHHEDLYERAQKVRTLIAQDFQDVFKKYDIIVGPTSATNAYKLGETIKDPLTLYANDLLTTPMNLAGIPAISVPCGFAEGLPVGMQIIGNHFDEPLLYKVAHAYEQATEFHKQTPPAREGN from the coding sequence ATGGCAGTAAACAAAACAGCGTCTGAACTTCAGTCACTTTTACATAGCCGCGAACTGTCGGTGACGGAACTGACGAAGGAAACGCTCCAGACCATCAAAGAAACGGACGGTCCGATCCAGGCATTCCTGACCGTCACGGAAACCGAAGCGCTGCAGGCGGCTGAACAGCTGGACAACCTGCCGGACGAGCAGCGCGGCGGTCTTTTCGGCATGCCGATCGGCATCAAGGATAACATCATCACGAAAGGCATCCGGACGACATGCGCGAGCAAGATGCTCGAGAACTTCGTGCCTGTCTATGAAGGGACAGCGACGGAGCGCGTGAAGGACAGCGGTATGGTGATCGTCGGGAAACTCAACATGGATGAGTTCGCAATGGGTTCCACAACTGAGCACTCCGCCTTCCAGAAGACGCATAACCCTTGGGGACTCGACCGTGTGCCGGGCGGATCGTCAGGCGGCTCGGCCGCTGCGGTCGCTTCGGGACAAGTCCTCTTCTCGCTCGGTTCGGATACAGGCGGTTCTGTACGGCAGCCGGCAGCATTCTGCGGCGTCGTCGGCATGAAGCCGACATACGGACGTGTGTCCCGTTCAGGCCTTGTCGCATTCGGATCATCCCTCGACCAGATCGGGCCGATCACGAAGACGGTCGAAGATAACGCCATGCTGCTGAGCGCGATCGCCGGATCTGACTACCGGGATCCATCCGCTTCAGAGAAAGCGGTACCGGACTACCGAAGCGCCCTGACAGGCGATATCAAAGGACTCAAGATTGCAGTGCCGGCACGCTACCTCGGCGAAGGTGTCCAGCCGGAAGTGCGGGATGCCGTGAAGACGGCGATCGGCGTCCTCGAATCCCTCGGTGCCGAGGTGGACGAGATCGACCTTCATTATTCCCGTTACTCCGCACCGACGTACTACGTCATTTCATCGGCAGAGGCCTCTTCCAACCTGGCGCGGTTCGATGGCATCCGGTACGGCTACCGTCCTGAGGATGCAAAGGACCTGAACGAGATCTACCTGCGTTCCCGTGCGGAAGGCTTCGGGGATGAAGTGAAGAAGCGTGTGCTGTACGGTACGTACGCACTGAGCGCCGGCCACCATGAAGACCTGTACGAACGCGCACAGAAAGTTCGTACGCTGATCGCGCAGGACTTCCAGGATGTCTTCAAGAAATACGACATCATTGTCGGACCGACGAGTGCGACGAACGCCTACAAACTCGGTGAGACCATCAAGGATCCGCTGACGCTGTATGCGAACGACTTGCTGACAACACCGATGAACCTTGCCGGAATCCCGGCGATCTCCGTACCGTGCGGATTTGCAGAAGGACTTCCGGTCGGCATGCAGATCATCGGCAACCATTTCGACGAACCGCTGCTGTATAAAGTGGCGCACGCATATGAGCAAGCGACTGAATTCCACAAGCAGACGCCGCCTGCAAGGGAGGGGAACTGA
- the gatB gene encoding Asp-tRNA(Asn)/Glu-tRNA(Gln) amidotransferase subunit GatB has translation MNFETIVGLEVHVELKTDTKIFSPAPAHFGAEPNMNIHPTDLAYPGTLPTMNKQAIDFGMKASMALNCEIARVMNFDRKHYFYPDNPKAYQISQDDRPVGSNGWIEIEVDGYKKKIRIERVHLEEDAGKLTHAEGGYSLVDLNRQGTPLIEIVTEADIRTPNEAYAFLEKLKAIIQYTGVSDVRMEEGSLRCDANISLRPFGQEEFGTKTELKNLNSFNFVRRGIANEVERQEKVLLSGGKIVQETRRYDEATGQTVLMRVKGSANDYRFINDPDLSDVVIDEDWIERVKNEIPELPDARKARYVSELGLPAYDAHVLTLTKEMSDFFDETVQAGADAKLASNWLMGEVSAYLNAEGKELGETPLTPAGLASLVKLIADGTISSKIAKKVFKEIAENGGDAAQIVKDKGLVQISDEGTLRTIIGEILDKNEQSIEDYKNGKDRAVGFLVGQVMKATKGQANPPMVNKLLLDEISKR, from the coding sequence ATGAACTTTGAAACGATCGTCGGACTTGAAGTCCACGTTGAACTGAAAACAGATACGAAAATCTTTTCACCGGCACCTGCCCACTTCGGCGCAGAACCGAATATGAACATCCACCCGACCGACCTTGCGTACCCCGGCACGCTGCCGACCATGAACAAACAGGCGATCGACTTCGGCATGAAGGCATCCATGGCCCTCAACTGTGAGATCGCCCGCGTCATGAACTTCGACCGCAAGCATTACTTCTATCCCGATAACCCGAAGGCGTATCAGATCTCCCAGGATGACCGTCCTGTCGGATCGAACGGCTGGATCGAAATCGAAGTGGACGGCTATAAGAAGAAAATCCGTATCGAACGTGTCCACCTCGAAGAAGACGCCGGCAAACTGACACACGCGGAAGGCGGCTATTCACTCGTCGACCTGAACCGTCAAGGGACGCCGCTCATCGAGATTGTCACGGAAGCGGACATCCGCACGCCGAACGAAGCGTATGCATTCCTCGAAAAACTGAAAGCGATCATCCAGTACACCGGTGTCTCCGATGTCCGGATGGAGGAAGGGTCCCTCCGCTGCGACGCCAACATCTCCCTGCGACCGTTCGGCCAAGAGGAATTCGGCACGAAAACGGAGCTGAAGAACCTGAACTCCTTCAACTTCGTCCGCCGCGGAATCGCGAACGAAGTCGAACGACAGGAAAAAGTCCTGCTGTCCGGCGGCAAGATCGTCCAGGAAACGCGCCGGTACGACGAAGCGACAGGCCAGACGGTGCTCATGCGTGTCAAAGGCAGTGCGAACGACTACCGGTTCATCAACGATCCGGATCTGTCGGATGTCGTCATCGACGAAGACTGGATTGAACGGGTCAAGAATGAGATTCCTGAACTGCCGGATGCCCGGAAAGCGCGCTATGTCAGCGAGCTGGGCCTGCCGGCATACGACGCGCATGTCCTGACGCTCACGAAGGAGATGTCTGATTTCTTCGATGAAACGGTACAGGCGGGCGCGGATGCGAAACTGGCTTCGAACTGGCTGATGGGTGAAGTATCCGCCTACCTCAATGCGGAAGGCAAGGAACTGGGCGAGACACCGCTCACACCAGCAGGGCTTGCAAGCCTTGTCAAGCTGATCGCAGACGGCACAATCTCGTCGAAAATCGCGAAAAAAGTGTTCAAAGAAATCGCTGAAAACGGCGGCGATGCAGCCCAGATCGTCAAAGACAAAGGGCTTGTCCAGATTTCCGATGAAGGCACCCTGCGTACGATCATCGGGGAAATCCTCGATAAGAACGAACAGTCGATCGAAGACTACAAGAACGGCAAAGACCGTGCTGTCGGATTCCTCGTCGGCCAGGTCATGAAAGCGACAAAAGGCCAGGCGAACCCGCCGATGGTCAACAAACTGCTGCTGGACGAAATCAGCAAACGATAA
- a CDS encoding thioredoxin family protein: protein MTTELEYFEQAISLQAYMDKMEHHKDSSFSIYEQFDVPQDDGFIELLKEVNPRILVITEDWCGDAMLNNPVLRRIAEAADLDVRAVYRDEDTELIDRHLTNGGRSIPIYLLLDADGDVFAKWGPRAATIQEHVMELKKEIPPKDAPDFEEKQRTVLGRITSEYTAKPELWLTVYEDIRNTWTPELQAHV from the coding sequence TTGACTACTGAGCTGGAATACTTTGAACAGGCGATTTCACTGCAGGCGTATATGGACAAGATGGAGCACCATAAAGACAGCAGCTTTTCAATCTACGAACAATTCGATGTGCCGCAGGATGACGGGTTCATCGAACTGCTGAAGGAAGTGAACCCCCGGATCCTCGTCATCACCGAGGACTGGTGCGGCGATGCGATGCTGAACAATCCGGTGCTCCGCCGCATTGCGGAAGCCGCGGACCTCGACGTCCGTGCTGTGTACCGGGATGAAGACACCGAACTGATCGACCGGCATCTGACGAACGGCGGACGATCGATCCCGATCTACCTGCTGCTCGATGCTGACGGCGACGTGTTCGCAAAGTGGGGACCGCGCGCTGCAACGATTCAGGAACACGTCATGGAATTGAAGAAAGAGATTCCGCCGAAAGACGCGCCGGATTTCGAAGAGAAACAGCGGACGGTCCTCGGACGGATCACATCGGAATACACAGCGAAGCCCGAATTGTGGCTGACAGTTTATGAAGACATCCGAAACACCTGGACGCCTGAACTGCAGGCGCACGTGTAA
- a CDS encoding diacylglycerol kinase, translating to MKRARIIYNPTAGREAFRKNLAEVLIRLEQAGYEASAHATTCEGDATTAAAAAVERGFDLIIAAGGDGTLNEVVAGISGYDNRPPIGLIPMGTTNDFARALRIPRDIDKALDIILEDKKIPVDVGKMNDRFFINIAGGGRMTELTYEVPSRLKTMLGQLAYYLKGIEMLPSIHASRVKIEYDGEVFDDEAMLFLVGLTNSVGGFEKLAPESSINDGKFTVLILKKCNIAEFIRVVTLAVRGEHLNDPLVISRKAQSVKVTSEEEVLINLDGEYGGKTPAVFENLSCHIEMCVPFDQLREQDRTW from the coding sequence ATGAAGCGTGCTCGTATTATTTACAACCCGACGGCTGGACGGGAAGCATTCCGCAAAAACCTGGCGGAGGTGCTGATCCGGCTCGAACAGGCAGGATATGAAGCGTCCGCCCATGCGACGACTTGTGAAGGGGATGCGACAACTGCAGCCGCGGCGGCAGTGGAACGCGGCTTCGACCTGATCATCGCAGCAGGCGGTGACGGAACGCTCAACGAAGTCGTCGCCGGCATTTCCGGTTACGACAACCGCCCTCCGATCGGTCTGATCCCGATGGGCACGACGAACGACTTTGCCCGGGCGCTCCGGATTCCCCGCGATATCGACAAAGCGCTCGATATCATCCTGGAGGATAAGAAAATCCCTGTCGATGTCGGCAAGATGAACGACCGGTTCTTCATCAATATCGCAGGCGGCGGCCGGATGACGGAACTGACCTATGAAGTGCCGTCCCGGCTGAAAACGATGCTCGGGCAGCTTGCGTATTATTTGAAAGGCATCGAGATGCTGCCGTCCATCCACGCAAGCCGGGTCAAGATTGAATATGACGGAGAAGTGTTTGACGATGAAGCGATGCTGTTCCTCGTCGGCCTGACGAACTCCGTCGGCGGTTTCGAGAAACTTGCTCCCGAATCCAGCATCAACGACGGGAAGTTCACGGTGCTCATCCTGAAAAAGTGCAACATCGCCGAATTCATCAGGGTGGTCACGCTCGCTGTACGGGGGGAACATCTCAATGATCCGCTCGTCATCTCACGCAAAGCCCAATCTGTGAAAGTAACATCAGAAGAGGAAGTGCTCATCAATCTGGATGGGGAGTACGGCGGAAAGACTCCCGCTGTCTTCGAAAATCTGTCCTGTCATATCGAGATGTGCGTCCCGTTCGACCAACTGCGCGAACAGGACCGTACGTGGTGA
- a CDS encoding NUDIX hydrolase: MKLKRKVLAYITRGEEEDRDLLVFEHRDHPEAGLQVPGGTIERDELLIDALYREIEEESGIRRDELMLCGKLHKTNFFPKDKDEVLERNVFHFDYLGDHDGEWDYQVQGDGKDEGLIFHFKWLPVEELPKLAAKQDAALEFIE; this comes from the coding sequence ATGAAATTAAAACGGAAAGTACTTGCCTATATTACGCGGGGCGAAGAAGAGGACCGGGACCTTCTTGTGTTCGAACACAGGGACCACCCGGAAGCGGGGCTTCAAGTTCCCGGCGGGACGATCGAGCGGGATGAACTGCTGATCGACGCACTATACCGGGAAATCGAGGAGGAATCGGGCATCCGCCGCGACGAGCTGATGCTGTGCGGCAAGCTGCACAAGACGAACTTCTTCCCGAAGGACAAAGACGAAGTACTGGAGCGGAACGTCTTCCATTTCGACTATCTGGGTGACCATGATGGCGAGTGGGATTACCAAGTGCAGGGCGATGGGAAAGATGAAGGACTCATCTTCCACTTCAAATGGCTCCCTGTCGAAGAACTGCCGAAACTTGCAGCGAAGCAGGATGCTGCCTTGGAGTTCATCGAATAA